In the Alteromonas sp. M12 genome, one interval contains:
- the apaG gene encoding Co2+/Mg2+ efflux protein ApaG translates to MDANDICIDVHTQYLEDRFPETEEKYAFAYKITITNNSKDEVTLLNRYWLITDGNGDISEVSGKGVVGEQPVIKPGEHYQYTSGAILDTPVGTMQGHYEFKDAQDELVKVPIDVFRLADSNVLN, encoded by the coding sequence ATGGATGCTAATGATATTTGCATTGATGTGCACACTCAATATCTTGAAGATAGATTTCCTGAAACCGAGGAAAAATATGCGTTTGCGTACAAAATAACGATCACTAATAACAGTAAAGATGAAGTTACCCTACTAAATCGCTACTGGTTAATTACTGATGGAAATGGGGATATATCGGAAGTTTCAGGCAAAGGTGTTGTCGGAGAACAACCGGTAATAAAACCAGGCGAACATTATCAATACACCAGCGGTGCTATTTTAGACACGCCAGTGGGCACTATGCAAGGGCACTACGAATTTAAAGATGCTCAGGATGAATTGGTTAAAGTACCTATAGACGTATTTAGATTAGCTGATTCAAACGTTCTTAATTAA
- a CDS encoding symmetrical bis(5'-nucleosyl)-tetraphosphatase — protein sequence MSNYVVGDIQGCYSGLRQLLDKVKFDPANDKLWAVGDLVARGPDSLDTLMFLNSLGEAFDTVLGNHDLHFLAILGQLKVAKRSDFLGPLLRSDKAQELANWLRTKPLALRINKETLISHAGLYPEWSFKKAVELSDEVSAVLAGPDYLHMLASMYGAEPNRWNEQLLGMDRLRFIINAFTRMRYLKKLNTLEFEAKCAPNKFNTSLKPWFAVDNQKLKKSQRVIFGHWATLMGQTQSKQFIGLDTGFVWGNTMTLYCLESEQRISVQNTNR from the coding sequence ATGTCTAATTACGTAGTTGGTGATATTCAAGGTTGTTACTCTGGTCTTCGGCAACTGCTTGATAAAGTAAAGTTTGACCCTGCCAATGACAAACTTTGGGCGGTAGGCGATCTTGTTGCTAGAGGACCCGACTCTCTTGACACCTTAATGTTTCTCAACTCTCTTGGTGAAGCATTCGATACGGTTTTAGGCAATCACGACTTACATTTCCTTGCGATTTTAGGACAATTAAAAGTAGCTAAGCGGAGTGACTTTTTAGGTCCCCTACTACGCTCTGACAAAGCACAGGAACTCGCTAACTGGTTAAGAACAAAACCATTGGCCTTGCGCATCAATAAAGAGACATTAATAAGTCATGCCGGTTTATATCCTGAGTGGTCTTTTAAAAAAGCTGTAGAGTTAAGTGATGAGGTTTCTGCTGTTCTCGCCGGTCCTGACTACTTACATATGCTAGCATCTATGTATGGCGCTGAACCAAATCGTTGGAATGAGCAATTATTGGGCATGGATAGACTAAGGTTTATCATCAATGCTTTTACTCGTATGCGCTATCTTAAAAAACTTAACACCTTAGAATTTGAAGCTAAGTGCGCGCCTAACAAATTCAACACATCATTAAAACCTTGGTTTGCAGTAGATAATCAAAAACTCAAAAAAAGTCAGCGTGTTATTTTTGGACATTGGGCAACGTTAATGGGACAAACCCAATCGAAACAATTTATCGGTTTAGACACAGGCTTCGTATGGGGAAACACCATGACATTATATTGTCTGGAGAGCGAACAAAGAATTAGTGTTCAAAATACAAATCGTTAA
- a CDS encoding methyl-accepting chemotaxis protein → MKISVAMRVIGGFTLISVLLLVIGVSSLFNFNSIDSATDEVNTLAIPTLNASNQLKISFLNMGRLTVAGYYETNSEALNTQLENLRTSESNFQNEVTMIKGKVSKDPIFSQALQNVEGIYQQYTSNVSNMFESRKAYLDEGARLGDIVESVEDNSDDSSMLLLDFADLDSVQSNAQLSEAAEIGSKLETSLLSLLTVSADYIKTENLVRADTIGNEVELVIGQISDQLAEMQSLAGNRDDSGTMQEITNLVNSVISSVTASDGLLNTQVTRLNSQLAASEALASSEENIQQAIAELDALLKVAEEKTNEMKDQVANRVALGTTVIIVLIIVSAVLAAWIGWASVRAITVPLRKVNEVLHVVSSGDLTRKLDDSSDDEFGELATSVNNLIDSLKTLITGISTRASQLAAASEETSTVTAQTTHSIQNQKSQVAQVAAATTEMHSTSQMVTQSAEDTLNQIRHADVEAEKVKGISLNNKMTIEKLAVDVDDAANVINKLHQDSASIGGILDVIRGVADQTNLLALNAAIEAARAGEHGRGFAVVADEVRTLASRTQKSTQEINDMIEVLQAGAEKAVMVMNQGKEQTTVCVEETEKATQALDLITEAVHRAHDVSSQIEQSAREQNVVSQEISEKLENIVGIAEETSIGAQQTADSSEEVARLAEELQASIQQFRV, encoded by the coding sequence ATGAAAATATCAGTCGCAATGAGGGTAATAGGCGGATTTACGCTTATTTCTGTTTTACTACTGGTGATAGGTGTTTCCTCGCTATTTAATTTTAATTCGATTGATTCTGCAACTGATGAAGTAAACACCTTAGCCATCCCCACTTTAAACGCCAGTAATCAACTTAAAATTTCGTTTCTAAATATGGGTAGACTGACGGTTGCGGGTTATTACGAAACCAATTCCGAAGCCTTAAACACACAACTAGAAAATTTGCGTACAAGTGAATCTAATTTCCAAAACGAAGTGACGATGATCAAAGGTAAAGTCAGTAAAGACCCAATTTTTAGTCAAGCATTGCAAAACGTAGAAGGCATTTACCAACAATATACTAGCAATGTCAGTAATATGTTTGAAAGCCGAAAAGCCTATTTAGACGAAGGGGCAAGACTTGGCGATATCGTAGAAAGTGTTGAAGACAATTCAGATGACTCTTCCATGTTATTGCTAGATTTTGCTGATTTAGATAGTGTGCAATCCAACGCTCAATTAAGCGAAGCTGCTGAGATTGGCAGTAAATTAGAAACCTCATTATTATCACTTCTAACGGTGAGTGCAGATTATATCAAAACCGAAAATTTGGTTCGCGCCGACACTATTGGTAATGAAGTAGAGTTAGTCATAGGCCAAATTTCAGACCAGTTAGCAGAAATGCAATCACTAGCAGGAAACCGAGATGACAGCGGCACTATGCAAGAAATCACCAACCTGGTTAATTCTGTTATTAGCTCAGTCACTGCTTCAGACGGTTTACTTAACACCCAAGTCACTCGATTAAACAGTCAGTTAGCGGCATCTGAGGCGTTAGCGTCTTCAGAAGAAAATATTCAACAAGCAATTGCAGAATTAGATGCGCTGCTGAAAGTAGCTGAAGAAAAAACCAACGAGATGAAAGATCAAGTAGCAAATCGTGTGGCCCTGGGTACAACTGTGATTATTGTGCTAATAATCGTTTCTGCCGTTTTAGCAGCATGGATAGGATGGGCCAGCGTAAGAGCCATAACAGTGCCACTTAGAAAGGTCAATGAAGTTCTACATGTCGTCTCTTCAGGTGACTTAACCCGCAAGTTAGACGATAGTTCAGATGACGAATTTGGAGAATTGGCCACCAGCGTCAACAACCTAATCGATAGCCTAAAAACGTTAATCACTGGAATAAGTACACGCGCATCTCAATTGGCCGCAGCATCAGAAGAAACGTCGACAGTGACCGCACAAACCACGCACTCGATTCAGAATCAGAAATCTCAAGTTGCTCAAGTGGCCGCAGCAACCACAGAAATGCACAGCACATCTCAAATGGTTACGCAAAGCGCTGAAGATACCTTGAATCAAATTCGCCATGCCGATGTTGAAGCTGAAAAAGTAAAAGGTATTTCGTTAAACAATAAAATGACCATTGAAAAGCTTGCAGTTGATGTCGACGATGCTGCCAATGTAATTAATAAACTTCATCAAGATAGCGCGAGCATAGGTGGTATCTTAGACGTAATTCGCGGTGTAGCTGACCAAACTAACCTACTAGCATTGAACGCGGCGATAGAGGCAGCTAGAGCCGGAGAGCATGGTAGAGGTTTTGCGGTAGTGGCTGACGAAGTTCGTACGTTAGCGAGTCGTACGCAAAAGTCTACGCAAGAAATTAACGACATGATTGAAGTTCTGCAAGCAGGCGCTGAAAAAGCGGTGATGGTAATGAACCAAGGCAAAGAACAAACAACTGTCTGTGTAGAGGAAACAGAAAAAGCGACCCAAGCTCTTGATCTAATTACCGAAGCTGTGCATAGAGCACATGATGTAAGTAGCCAAATTGAGCAATCTGCTAGAGAACAGAACGTGGTATCTCAAGAAATTAGTGAGAAGCTGGAGAATATTGTTGGGATTGCTGAAGAAACCTCGATTGGCGCACAGCAAACCGCAGACTCAAGTGAAGAAGTTGCACGTTTAGCTGAAGAATTGCAGGCTTCTATTCAACAATTTAGAGTCTAA